Proteins from a genomic interval of Chanos chanos chromosome 3, fChaCha1.1, whole genome shotgun sequence:
- the wwp1 gene encoding NEDD4-like E3 ubiquitin-protein ligase WWP1 isoform X1: protein MATASSRTDCSNNHGGTSQLHAIVSCAKLKRKKNWFGTAIYVEVTAEGETKRTTKSHSSSSPKWEEHLTLNVTPRTRLDFKVWSHHTLKADALMGKATLDLHQVLEQHNRKLENVKEVLKLTLENKNGVVTSGELTVVLDGLTVDQEQLHNGNASTTASEFLSLSLALSLSVRQAIQSEYFLSFSPPVEVQQNGDTIHENGEEASTKAQTSSVNGSNGVESEAPSTSSANSESSNVPVVNGVGESSPTHQTASPKVTPAPNPADSDRANRTVNGEASNSTNAAAAVAAATPASSTEEVLPPADASEESNQAAATSSTVCSASAPSSSQASQGPASSSSSSSSTTTTTITTTTEPDSAAVTTTNTNTTTTAASSSSSSSSSSSVPAQNQGATASSSMAETAAASSSSSSNSNSTATDGAKPRQQTSNISTSDSLPPGWEQRKDPHGRTYYVDHNTRTTTWERPQPLPPGWERRVDDRGRIYYVDHNTRTTTWQRPTMESVRNFEQWQSQRSQLQGAMHQFNQRYLYSASMMSAENDPLGPLPPGWERRVDSNDRVYFVNHNTKTTQWEDPRTQGLQNEDPLPEGWEIRYTREGVRYFVDHNTRTTTFSDPRTGKSSVTKGPQIAYERSFRWKLAHFRYLCQSNALPSHVKITVSRQTLFEDSFQQIMALKPYDLRRRLYVIFRGEEGLDYGGLAREWFFLLSHEVLNPMYCLFEYAGKSNYCLQINPASTINPDHLSYFCFIGRFIAMALFHGKFIDTGFSLPFYKRMLNKKLILKDLESIDPEFYNSLIWIRDNNIEECGLEMYFSVDMEILGKITSHDLKPDGANILVTEENKEEYIGLMAEWRFSRGVEGQTKAFLDGFNEVVPLQWLQYFDEKELEVMLCGMQEVDLQDWQRNTVYRHYTRNSKQIMWFWQFVKEVDNEVRLRLMQFVTGTCRLPLGGFAELMGSNGPQKFCIEKVGKDTWLPRSHTCFNRLDLPPYKSYEQLKEKLLFAIEETEGFGQE from the exons ATGGCCACAGCCTCATCCAGAACAGATTGTAGCAATAACCACGGAGGGACGTCACAGCTACATGCCATTG TTTCTTGTGCCAAActcaaaaggaagaaaaactgGTTCGGGACAGCCATCTATGTGGAGGTGACAGCCGAGGGAGAGACCAAGAGGACGACCAAGTCCCACAGCTCCTCTAGCCCAAAATGGGAGGAGCACCTCACACT GAATGTAACACCACGCACACGCTTGGACTTTAAAGTTTGGAGTCACCACACTCTAAAGGCGGATGCGCTGATGGGGAAAGCCACTCTGGACCTGCACCAGGTCCTGGAGCAGCACAACAGGAAAT TGGAGAATGTGAAGGAGGTGCTGAAGCTGACTCTGGAGAATAAGAATGGAGTGGTGACATCAGGAGAGCTCACTGTGGTCCTTGATGGCCTCACCGTTGACCAAGAGCAGCTGCACAATGGGAACGCCTCCACTACAGCcagtgagtttctctctctctctctcgctctctctctctctgtgcgtcaAGCGATTCAGTCTGAatatttcttgtctttttctcctcctgtagAAGTCCAACAAAATGGAGATACCATTCATGAAAATGGAGAAGAGGCTTCCACAAAGGCTCAGACCAG CTCTGTGAATGGGTCAAATGGAGTGGAGAGCGAAGcaccctccacctcctccgccAACAGCGAGTCTAGCAATGTCCCCGTGGTCAATGGAGTTGGAGAATCCTCCCCGACGCACCAGACCGCCAGCCCGAAGGTCACGCCTGCTCCTAACCCTGCCGACAGCGATCGAGCCAACAGGACTG TTAATGGGGAAGCCTCCAATTCAAccaatgctgctgctgctgttgctgctgctacTCCAGcctcctccacagaggaggTGCTGCCCCCTGCTGACGCCTCAGAGGAGAGTAATCAGGCTGCCGCTACCAGTTCTACAGTGTGTTCAGCCTCtgctccctcttcctctcaggCCTCCCAGGgccccgcctcctcctcctcctcctcctcctccaccaccaccaccaccatcaccaccaccacagagccTGATAGTGCCGCTGTCAcaaccaccaacaccaacaccaccaccaccgctgcctcctcctcttcatcctcctcctcttcttcgtcTGTGCCTGCCCAGAACCAGGGTGCTACCGCCTCCAGTTCCATGGCGGAGACTGCTGcagccagcagcagcagcagcagcaacagcaacagcacagCTACTGATGGAGCCAAACCTCGTCAGCAAACCTCCAACATTAGCACTTCAGACTCTCTGCCACCTGG ATGGGAGCAGAGGAAAGATCCACATGGGAGGACTTACTATGTCGACCACAACACGAGAACCACCACATGGGAGAGACCACAGCCTTTGCCACCAGG ttgGGAGAGGAGGGTGGATGACCGGGGCAGGATCTACTATGTGGATCACAACACACGGACCACCACGTGGCAGCGACCCACCATGGAGTCCGTCAGAAACTTTGAGCAGTGGCAGTCCCAGCGCAGCCAGCTGCAGGGAGCTATGCATCAGTTCAACCAGAGATACCTCTACTcg GCTTCAATGATGTCGGCAGAAAACGACCCTTTGGGTCCATTACCTCCCGGCTGGG aACGGCGTGTGGACTCAAACGACAGAGTGTATTTTGTGaatcacaacacaaagaccACGCAGTGGGAGGACCCACGTACGCAAGG GCTGCAGAACGAGGACCCTCTGCCTGAGGGCTGGGAGATTCGGTATACCCGCGAGGGGGTCCGCTACTTTGTGGATCATAACACCCGGACCACCACCTTCAGTGACCCGCGGACTGGGAAGTCTTCTGT caCCAAAGGTCCACAGATAGCATACGAGCGCAGCTTCAGATGGAAATTAGCACACTTTCGCTACCTGTGCCAG TCAAATGCACTACCTAGCCATGTTAAGATCACCGTGTCTAGGCAGACGTTGTTCGAAGACTCCTTCCAACAA atcATGGCTCTGAAGCCGTATGACCTGAGGAGAAGGCTCTATGTCATcttcagaggagaagagggcCTGGACTATGGAGGGCTTGCAAG GGAGTggtttttcttgctctctcacgAGGTGCTCAACCCCATGTACTGTCTGTTTGAGTACGCTGGCAAGAGCAACTACTGTCTCCAAATCAACCCAGCCTCCACCATCAACCCAGACCACCTGTCCTACTTCTGTTTTATCGGCCGCTTCATCGCCATG GCACTCTTCCATGGCAAATTCATTGACACTGGTTTCTCCCTTCCGTTCTACAAACGTATGCTGAACAAGAAGCTCATACTCAAAGATCTGGAGTCCATTGACCCTGAATTCTACAACTCTCTGATCTGGATCAG ggaTAATAACATTGAGGAGTGTGGTCTGGAGATGTACTTTTCTGTGGACATGGAGATCTTGGGGAAAATTACCTCCCATGACTTAAAGCCTGATGGTGCTAATATTCTggtgacagaggagaacaaagaGGAGTATATTGG GCTTATGGCAGAATGGAGGTTCTCGCGTGGAGTAGAGGGCCAGACCAAAGCATTTTTGGATGGCTTTAATGAGGTGGTGCCCCTGCAGTGGCTGCAGTACTTTGATGAGAAGGAGCTGGAG gtGATGCTTTGTGGTATGCAAGAGGTTGATCTGCAGGACTGGCAGAGGAACACTGTGTATCGGCACTACACAAGGAACAGTAAACAGATCATGTGGTTCTGGCAG tttgtgaAGGAGGTGGATAACGAGGTGAGACTGCGGCTGATGCAGTTTGTCACCGGGACCTGCAGGCTGCCACTGGGGGGCTTTGCTGAGCTCATgg GGAGTAATGGACCCCAGAAGTTCTGCATTGAAAAGGTCGGCAAAGATACATGGCTCCCCAGGAGTCACACTTG CTTTAATCGGCTGGACTTGCCCCCTTACAAAAGTTATGAGCAGCTGAAAGAGAAGCTGCTTTTCGCAATCGAGGAAACGGAAGGATTTGGCCAAGAGTAG
- the wwp1 gene encoding NEDD4-like E3 ubiquitin-protein ligase WWP1 isoform X2 gives MATASSRTDCSNNHGGTSQLHAIVSCAKLKRKKNWFGTAIYVEVTAEGETKRTTKSHSSSSPKWEEHLTLNVTPRTRLDFKVWSHHTLKADALMGKATLDLHQVLEQHNRKLENVKEVLKLTLENKNGVVTSGELTVVLDGLTVDQEQLHNGNASTTAKVQQNGDTIHENGEEASTKAQTSSVNGSNGVESEAPSTSSANSESSNVPVVNGVGESSPTHQTASPKVTPAPNPADSDRANRTVNGEASNSTNAAAAVAAATPASSTEEVLPPADASEESNQAAATSSTVCSASAPSSSQASQGPASSSSSSSSTTTTTITTTTEPDSAAVTTTNTNTTTTAASSSSSSSSSSSVPAQNQGATASSSMAETAAASSSSSSNSNSTATDGAKPRQQTSNISTSDSLPPGWEQRKDPHGRTYYVDHNTRTTTWERPQPLPPGWERRVDDRGRIYYVDHNTRTTTWQRPTMESVRNFEQWQSQRSQLQGAMHQFNQRYLYSASMMSAENDPLGPLPPGWERRVDSNDRVYFVNHNTKTTQWEDPRTQGLQNEDPLPEGWEIRYTREGVRYFVDHNTRTTTFSDPRTGKSSVTKGPQIAYERSFRWKLAHFRYLCQSNALPSHVKITVSRQTLFEDSFQQIMALKPYDLRRRLYVIFRGEEGLDYGGLAREWFFLLSHEVLNPMYCLFEYAGKSNYCLQINPASTINPDHLSYFCFIGRFIAMALFHGKFIDTGFSLPFYKRMLNKKLILKDLESIDPEFYNSLIWIRDNNIEECGLEMYFSVDMEILGKITSHDLKPDGANILVTEENKEEYIGLMAEWRFSRGVEGQTKAFLDGFNEVVPLQWLQYFDEKELEVMLCGMQEVDLQDWQRNTVYRHYTRNSKQIMWFWQFVKEVDNEVRLRLMQFVTGTCRLPLGGFAELMGSNGPQKFCIEKVGKDTWLPRSHTCFNRLDLPPYKSYEQLKEKLLFAIEETEGFGQE, from the exons ATGGCCACAGCCTCATCCAGAACAGATTGTAGCAATAACCACGGAGGGACGTCACAGCTACATGCCATTG TTTCTTGTGCCAAActcaaaaggaagaaaaactgGTTCGGGACAGCCATCTATGTGGAGGTGACAGCCGAGGGAGAGACCAAGAGGACGACCAAGTCCCACAGCTCCTCTAGCCCAAAATGGGAGGAGCACCTCACACT GAATGTAACACCACGCACACGCTTGGACTTTAAAGTTTGGAGTCACCACACTCTAAAGGCGGATGCGCTGATGGGGAAAGCCACTCTGGACCTGCACCAGGTCCTGGAGCAGCACAACAGGAAAT TGGAGAATGTGAAGGAGGTGCTGAAGCTGACTCTGGAGAATAAGAATGGAGTGGTGACATCAGGAGAGCTCACTGTGGTCCTTGATGGCCTCACCGTTGACCAAGAGCAGCTGCACAATGGGAACGCCTCCACTACAGCca AAGTCCAACAAAATGGAGATACCATTCATGAAAATGGAGAAGAGGCTTCCACAAAGGCTCAGACCAG CTCTGTGAATGGGTCAAATGGAGTGGAGAGCGAAGcaccctccacctcctccgccAACAGCGAGTCTAGCAATGTCCCCGTGGTCAATGGAGTTGGAGAATCCTCCCCGACGCACCAGACCGCCAGCCCGAAGGTCACGCCTGCTCCTAACCCTGCCGACAGCGATCGAGCCAACAGGACTG TTAATGGGGAAGCCTCCAATTCAAccaatgctgctgctgctgttgctgctgctacTCCAGcctcctccacagaggaggTGCTGCCCCCTGCTGACGCCTCAGAGGAGAGTAATCAGGCTGCCGCTACCAGTTCTACAGTGTGTTCAGCCTCtgctccctcttcctctcaggCCTCCCAGGgccccgcctcctcctcctcctcctcctcctccaccaccaccaccaccatcaccaccaccacagagccTGATAGTGCCGCTGTCAcaaccaccaacaccaacaccaccaccaccgctgcctcctcctcttcatcctcctcctcttcttcgtcTGTGCCTGCCCAGAACCAGGGTGCTACCGCCTCCAGTTCCATGGCGGAGACTGCTGcagccagcagcagcagcagcagcaacagcaacagcacagCTACTGATGGAGCCAAACCTCGTCAGCAAACCTCCAACATTAGCACTTCAGACTCTCTGCCACCTGG ATGGGAGCAGAGGAAAGATCCACATGGGAGGACTTACTATGTCGACCACAACACGAGAACCACCACATGGGAGAGACCACAGCCTTTGCCACCAGG ttgGGAGAGGAGGGTGGATGACCGGGGCAGGATCTACTATGTGGATCACAACACACGGACCACCACGTGGCAGCGACCCACCATGGAGTCCGTCAGAAACTTTGAGCAGTGGCAGTCCCAGCGCAGCCAGCTGCAGGGAGCTATGCATCAGTTCAACCAGAGATACCTCTACTcg GCTTCAATGATGTCGGCAGAAAACGACCCTTTGGGTCCATTACCTCCCGGCTGGG aACGGCGTGTGGACTCAAACGACAGAGTGTATTTTGTGaatcacaacacaaagaccACGCAGTGGGAGGACCCACGTACGCAAGG GCTGCAGAACGAGGACCCTCTGCCTGAGGGCTGGGAGATTCGGTATACCCGCGAGGGGGTCCGCTACTTTGTGGATCATAACACCCGGACCACCACCTTCAGTGACCCGCGGACTGGGAAGTCTTCTGT caCCAAAGGTCCACAGATAGCATACGAGCGCAGCTTCAGATGGAAATTAGCACACTTTCGCTACCTGTGCCAG TCAAATGCACTACCTAGCCATGTTAAGATCACCGTGTCTAGGCAGACGTTGTTCGAAGACTCCTTCCAACAA atcATGGCTCTGAAGCCGTATGACCTGAGGAGAAGGCTCTATGTCATcttcagaggagaagagggcCTGGACTATGGAGGGCTTGCAAG GGAGTggtttttcttgctctctcacgAGGTGCTCAACCCCATGTACTGTCTGTTTGAGTACGCTGGCAAGAGCAACTACTGTCTCCAAATCAACCCAGCCTCCACCATCAACCCAGACCACCTGTCCTACTTCTGTTTTATCGGCCGCTTCATCGCCATG GCACTCTTCCATGGCAAATTCATTGACACTGGTTTCTCCCTTCCGTTCTACAAACGTATGCTGAACAAGAAGCTCATACTCAAAGATCTGGAGTCCATTGACCCTGAATTCTACAACTCTCTGATCTGGATCAG ggaTAATAACATTGAGGAGTGTGGTCTGGAGATGTACTTTTCTGTGGACATGGAGATCTTGGGGAAAATTACCTCCCATGACTTAAAGCCTGATGGTGCTAATATTCTggtgacagaggagaacaaagaGGAGTATATTGG GCTTATGGCAGAATGGAGGTTCTCGCGTGGAGTAGAGGGCCAGACCAAAGCATTTTTGGATGGCTTTAATGAGGTGGTGCCCCTGCAGTGGCTGCAGTACTTTGATGAGAAGGAGCTGGAG gtGATGCTTTGTGGTATGCAAGAGGTTGATCTGCAGGACTGGCAGAGGAACACTGTGTATCGGCACTACACAAGGAACAGTAAACAGATCATGTGGTTCTGGCAG tttgtgaAGGAGGTGGATAACGAGGTGAGACTGCGGCTGATGCAGTTTGTCACCGGGACCTGCAGGCTGCCACTGGGGGGCTTTGCTGAGCTCATgg GGAGTAATGGACCCCAGAAGTTCTGCATTGAAAAGGTCGGCAAAGATACATGGCTCCCCAGGAGTCACACTTG CTTTAATCGGCTGGACTTGCCCCCTTACAAAAGTTATGAGCAGCTGAAAGAGAAGCTGCTTTTCGCAATCGAGGAAACGGAAGGATTTGGCCAAGAGTAG
- the rmdn1 gene encoding regulator of microtubule dynamics protein 1, with protein MAGSTMLRSVTRFLSSPAKNNVRNKGISWPSRSRKTTVGGKAAFLIALPPLSYLGYNAYRRAHCLTVVHALDEAEEVVEKADYLYSCGETEKLHQLLVQYKNSDDAEFLWRLARASRDLSLMSHIKPEEKKKLAYEALEYATKALEKNEACFAAHKWYAVCLSDVGDYEGIKVKIGNSYIIKDHLERAIELNPKDATSIHILGYWCFAFAELPWYQRKVAAMIFASPPTATYEEALAFFLKAEEVDPNFYSKNLLMLGKTYMMLKDQEKAILWLRKAKDYPAHTDEDKQVHKEAADLLKKLKG; from the exons ATGGCAGGTTCAACTATGTTGCGATCAGTTACACGGTTCCTGTCCTCTCCTGCAAAGAATAATGTCAGGAACAAGGGAATAAGCTGGCCTTCCCGAAGCAGGAAAACCACAGTT GGTGGAAAGGCTGCATTCCTGATTGCTTTGCCTCCCCTGTCTTATCTTGGATACAATGCATACAGGAGGGCGCATTGTCTAACTGTGGTCCATGCTCTTGATGAAG CTGAGGAGGTAGTGGAGAAAGCAGACTATCTGTACAGttgtggagaaacagagaaacttcaccagCTTCTGGTACAGTATAAGAACAG TGATGATGCGGAGTTTCTGTGGAGACTGGCTCGTGCTTCCAGGGACCTGTCCCTGATGTCCCATATTAAacctgaggagaaaaagaaactggCATACGAAGCTTTGGAGTATGCCACAAAGGCACTGGAGAAAAATGAAGCCTGCTTTGCAGCACACAAA TGGTATGCAGTGTGCCTCAGTGATGTTGGAGACTATGAGGGGATAAAAGTTAAAATAGGAAATTCCTATATCATTAAGGATCATTTAGAG CGAGCTATTGAGCTGAATCCAAAAGATGCAACATCTATCCACATTCTGGGTTATTG GTGTTTTGCCTTTGCAGAGTTGCCATGGTACCAGCGTAAAGTTGCAGCAATGATCTTTGCTTCACCTCCTACAGCCACTTATGAAGAG GCTTTGGCGTTTTTCCTGAAAGCCGAGGAAG TTGATCCAAACTTCTACAGCAAGAACTTGCTGATGTTGGGAAAGACCTACATGATGCTTAAGGACCAGGAGAAAGCAATTTTGTGGTTGAGAAAAGCAAAAGACTACCCTGCCCACACAGATGAAGACAAGCAG GTGCATAAAGAGGCAGCTGATCTTCTGAAGAAACTAAAAGGTTGA